The following proteins are encoded in a genomic region of Cydia strobilella chromosome 19, ilCydStro3.1, whole genome shotgun sequence:
- the LOC134750316 gene encoding uncharacterized protein LOC134750316, with the protein MPNSIRTAKRNGLIYSVLIKTAGFFTFYRHCKVIGFSLPVKSVALWSVHVKNMFFKWFLLMTILTKVSSTVVAEQDYYKHDEYEDYEYDDPTLDKVENAPTDKTQATSYKYAKDEPGEISTIKWLKQLVHEDPESNKALSNTDEATGNEEEVTYILTDKPIDDKPGYEVTEIVDDIPNIVTYKPIVTNFTIKLPLNNATSINENKKNKGNVPRKSSINIFHVNAEFDDDKDKKPVIQNINIHRIPFGIFKVKDNVDKIKDDVFNYVHSTEFYNEPHEEHYFPNILAAPGNIIRKLREKGSALYHKFFS; encoded by the exons ATGCCAAATAGTATTCGTACGGCGAAGAGAAACGGCCTAATTTATAGTGTATTGATAAAAACtgcgggtttttttactttttatcgcCATTGTAAAGTAATTGGGTTTAGCTTACCAGTTAAATCGGTGGCTTTGTGGTCAGTGCACGTGAAGAACATGTTTTTTAAATGGTTTTTGTTGATG acaattttgacaaaagtaTCTTCAACGGTTGTTGCAGAACAAGATTACTACAAACATGACGAATACGAAGATTACGAATACGATGATCCAACATTGGATAAAGTAGAAAACGCCCCAACAGATAAAACTCAAGCTACTTCATACAAATATGCAAAAGACGAACCAGGTGAAATTTCGACAATTAAATGGTTAAAACAACTTGTACATGAGGATCCTGAGAGTAATAAAGCTCTATCAAATACCGATGAAGCTACTGGTAATGAAGAagaagtaacatacatacttacagacAAACCTATAGATGATAAACCTGGTTATGAAGTTACAGAAATTGTTGATGATATACCAAACATTGTAACTTATAAGCCCATAGTAACTAATTTCACTATTAAATTACCTTTGAATAATGCCACAAGTATCAACGAAAATAAGAAGAATAAAGGTAATGTCCCAAGAAAGAgttcaataaatatatttcacgtGAATGCTGAATTTGATGATGATAAAGATAAGAAACCTGTAATTCAAAACATAAACATTCATAGAATACCTTTtggtatttttaaagtaaaagatAATGTAGATAAAATCAAAGATGATGTTTTTAATTATGTGCATAGTACCGAATTTTATAATGAACCACACGAAGAACATTATTTTCCAAATATACTGGCGGCGCCTGGAAACATTATACGAAAATTAAGAGAGAAAGGATCTGCTTTATACCATAAGTTTTTTAGCTAA